A genome region from Euphorbia lathyris chromosome 4, ddEupLath1.1, whole genome shotgun sequence includes the following:
- the LOC136226087 gene encoding uncharacterized protein isoform X2: protein MAASKANRALAETRRQFREEEARKKNQEAIPQTDTGKHPMETTADPPLKKRRPNTVGSTKIMEDAIKSAKTTEKTVQSAKPSTGESWSAKLAGRTFEDESLLNNLDEALGQVGEVQRGYDQIPRSIHVQKGKSELLSLYARLRTLENGLLQDRVTVEKLEKELANANSSFAVVNANLSSANANLASATAALILRDEEIQKLKAKIASDAKNHKDALGEAEYTAGEQAFFYGEMLMAYFSLAHPGIDFTDPEFAVPEPEDVARFKKMPDAKGYLRDYVRRWMKGTLPEAKPSTIAVEDDLQEIPSKADSEPKGDKEVSLGGESTTVEKKDPPVCPVGEGSVKGDAPAII from the exons AT GGCTGCATCTAAGGCAAATcgtgctcttgcagagacgcgcaggCAATTTCGAGAAGAGGAAGCCCGCAAGAAAAATCAAGAGGCCATCCCTCAAACTGATACGGGCAAACACCCTATGGAGACGACTGCTGATCCGCCTCTaaagaagaggcggcccaacACCGTTGGGAGTACCAAGATAATGGAGGATGCCATTAAATCCGCCAAGACTACTGAAAAAACGGTTCAG TCGGCGAAGCCCAGTACTGGCGAATCTTGGTCCGCCAAGTTGGCTGGACGAACTTTCGAGGATGAATCGCTTTTGAATAACCTGGACGAAGCTCTAGGACAAGTAGGAGAAGTACAAAGGGGCTATGACCAAATCCCCAGATCGATCCACGTCCAAAAGGGGAAATCAGAGCTTCTTTCA CTGTACGCTCGCCTTCGTACCTTGGAGAACGGGCTGCTTCAAGATAGGGTTACTGTTGAGAAGCTGGAGAAAGAGTTGGCAAATGCCAATTCTTCCTTTGCCGTTGTCAATGCCAACCTTTCTTCCGCTAACGCGAACTTGGCCTCTGCCACAGCTGCTTTGATTCTCCGAGACGAGGAGATACAGAAGTTAAAGGCAAAGATAGCCTCCGATGCTAAAAATCATAAAGATGCTCTCGGGGAGGCGGAATACACGGCAGGCGAACAAGCATTCTTTTatggcgagatgcttatggcgtattTCTCCTTAGCTCATCCCGGAATCGATTTTACAGATCCTGAGTTCGCCGTTCCTGAGCCGGAGGATGTGGCGAGGTTCAAGAAGATGCCTGATGCCAAGGGGTATCTCCGCGATTATGTAAGAAGATGGATGAAAGGAACCTTGCCTGAGGCTAAGCCTTCTACCATAGCTGTGGAGGATGATCTTCAGGAGATACCGTCTAAGGCTGATTCAGAACCAAAAGGAGACAAGGAGGTATCTCTTGGTGGCGAATCTACAACTGTGGAGAAAAAGGATCCTCCAGTGTGCCCTGTTGGTGAGGGAAGCGTAAAAGGGGATGCCCCTGCTATCATTTAG
- the LOC136226087 gene encoding uncharacterized protein isoform X1: MMSDIPLIRRVEDQLVYSKITQFDQETRRQFREEEARKKNQEAIPQTDTGKHPMETTADPPLKKRRPNTVGSTKIMEDAIKSAKTTEKTVQSAKPSTGESWSAKLAGRTFEDESLLNNLDEALGQVGEVQRGYDQIPRSIHVQKGKSELLSLYARLRTLENGLLQDRVTVEKLEKELANANSSFAVVNANLSSANANLASATAALILRDEEIQKLKAKIASDAKNHKDALGEAEYTAGEQAFFYGEMLMAYFSLAHPGIDFTDPEFAVPEPEDVARFKKMPDAKGYLRDYVRRWMKGTLPEAKPSTIAVEDDLQEIPSKADSEPKGDKEVSLGGESTTVEKKDPPVCPVGEGSVKGDAPAII; the protein is encoded by the exons atgatgagcgacaTTCCTTTGATCCGCCGAGTGGAGGATCAACTTGTTTACTCGAAAATAActcaatttgatcaag agacgcgcaggCAATTTCGAGAAGAGGAAGCCCGCAAGAAAAATCAAGAGGCCATCCCTCAAACTGATACGGGCAAACACCCTATGGAGACGACTGCTGATCCGCCTCTaaagaagaggcggcccaacACCGTTGGGAGTACCAAGATAATGGAGGATGCCATTAAATCCGCCAAGACTACTGAAAAAACGGTTCAG TCGGCGAAGCCCAGTACTGGCGAATCTTGGTCCGCCAAGTTGGCTGGACGAACTTTCGAGGATGAATCGCTTTTGAATAACCTGGACGAAGCTCTAGGACAAGTAGGAGAAGTACAAAGGGGCTATGACCAAATCCCCAGATCGATCCACGTCCAAAAGGGGAAATCAGAGCTTCTTTCA CTGTACGCTCGCCTTCGTACCTTGGAGAACGGGCTGCTTCAAGATAGGGTTACTGTTGAGAAGCTGGAGAAAGAGTTGGCAAATGCCAATTCTTCCTTTGCCGTTGTCAATGCCAACCTTTCTTCCGCTAACGCGAACTTGGCCTCTGCCACAGCTGCTTTGATTCTCCGAGACGAGGAGATACAGAAGTTAAAGGCAAAGATAGCCTCCGATGCTAAAAATCATAAAGATGCTCTCGGGGAGGCGGAATACACGGCAGGCGAACAAGCATTCTTTTatggcgagatgcttatggcgtattTCTCCTTAGCTCATCCCGGAATCGATTTTACAGATCCTGAGTTCGCCGTTCCTGAGCCGGAGGATGTGGCGAGGTTCAAGAAGATGCCTGATGCCAAGGGGTATCTCCGCGATTATGTAAGAAGATGGATGAAAGGAACCTTGCCTGAGGCTAAGCCTTCTACCATAGCTGTGGAGGATGATCTTCAGGAGATACCGTCTAAGGCTGATTCAGAACCAAAAGGAGACAAGGAGGTATCTCTTGGTGGCGAATCTACAACTGTGGAGAAAAAGGATCCTCCAGTGTGCCCTGTTGGTGAGGGAAGCGTAAAAGGGGATGCCCCTGCTATCATTTAG